The following proteins are co-located in the Polystyrenella longa genome:
- a CDS encoding GNAT family N-acetyltransferase has product MSSKLDCHPASAEEILTAHRNVFDVWPTDSDIDLHVAKRKDSPKSLRANYFVGTIDGKVATSLQSFPTLFQVGGRTVKGIQIGSVHTHADFRKLGYAELLIDFTEKYEAERGIELSVLYCDISLKYYQKMAYQEAPSKSGWFVSDEWSEERLDSVPDLAEIAPRDELNALMNLHQPTINQRPIGILRDEEYWDYTLRKFPNDFFWGIKNADGELSGFVRVGIKDGVGEINDWVCRDDSPELIRQLMLGMTKKAKAMGLTKIGGWLPDCPTVTELVGLQERPKQITMFKSLSSDLNLEPDLMATANYFTQIDHV; this is encoded by the coding sequence GTGAGTTCAAAACTTGATTGCCACCCCGCATCGGCGGAGGAAATTCTAACCGCCCACCGGAATGTATTCGATGTCTGGCCAACGGACTCAGATATTGATCTTCATGTGGCGAAACGCAAAGACTCGCCAAAGTCGTTGCGAGCCAATTATTTTGTGGGAACCATTGATGGGAAAGTCGCGACTTCGCTCCAGAGTTTTCCAACGCTGTTTCAAGTTGGCGGACGAACAGTGAAAGGAATTCAGATTGGTTCCGTTCACACACACGCTGATTTCAGAAAGCTCGGGTATGCTGAGTTACTGATTGATTTCACCGAAAAGTACGAGGCGGAACGAGGGATCGAATTGAGCGTTCTCTACTGTGATATTTCACTGAAGTATTATCAGAAGATGGCATATCAGGAGGCCCCTTCGAAGTCGGGTTGGTTTGTGTCCGACGAATGGTCGGAGGAACGGCTCGATTCCGTTCCTGATCTGGCTGAGATCGCTCCACGGGATGAACTGAATGCATTGATGAATCTGCATCAGCCAACGATAAATCAACGTCCTATCGGTATCTTGCGTGATGAAGAATATTGGGACTATACCCTGCGAAAGTTCCCAAACGACTTTTTCTGGGGAATAAAAAATGCAGATGGTGAACTGTCAGGATTTGTCCGGGTCGGAATCAAAGATGGTGTGGGAGAGATCAATGACTGGGTTTGTCGTGATGACAGTCCCGAGTTGATTCGACAGTTGATGTTGGGAATGACGAAGAAAGCGAAAGCGATGGGGCTAACTAAAATAGGTGGATGGTTGCCCGATTGCCCGACTGTGACAGAATTGGTCGGTCTTCAAGAACGTCCGAAGCAAATAACCATGTTTAAATCTCTGTCTTCTGATCTTAATTTGGAACCTGACCTCATGGCGACGGCGAACTATTTTACTCAAATCGATCATGTTTAA
- a CDS encoding cyclic nucleotide-binding domain-containing protein has protein sequence MTEVQISQCPLFATLDPSECRLISEMMSACCYEAGESIIREGEETTSLYLITTGECLVTKQSSNGHSHELDTLPPGTVFGEISFFCPGPHSATVVATSRVTIFSLSRDRFLELEIERPAAALKITKHATATLAERLRRMDKWTCELVENASTPDHHREWHQFRSQLYSEWNF, from the coding sequence ATGACTGAAGTGCAAATTTCGCAGTGTCCCCTGTTCGCCACTCTCGATCCAAGCGAATGCCGTCTCATCTCCGAAATGATGAGCGCCTGCTGTTATGAAGCAGGCGAATCAATTATCCGAGAAGGGGAAGAGACGACCAGTTTGTACCTCATCACGACGGGAGAATGTCTGGTTACCAAGCAAAGTTCCAACGGACATTCTCATGAGTTGGATACACTCCCGCCTGGTACGGTCTTCGGAGAGATTTCATTCTTCTGTCCTGGCCCCCATTCGGCCACAGTCGTCGCCACATCCCGTGTGACAATTTTTTCACTCTCCCGAGACCGGTTCCTGGAGTTGGAAATAGAACGTCCCGCCGCAGCGTTGAAAATCACCAAGCACGCGACCGCCACATTGGCGGAGCGATTGCGGCGTATGGATAAATGGACCTGTGAATTGGTCGAGAACGCTTCAACGCCAGACCATCACCGTGAATGGCATCAATTCCGCTCGCAGCTCTACAGCGAATGGAATTTCTAA
- a CDS encoding Glu/Leu/Phe/Val family dehydrogenase has translation MSSHDDAARYFHHAAGIMGLSKNMQALLLTPEREMKVQIALERDNGEISTFIGYRIQHNSARGPMKGGLRYHHEVNESEVLSLATLMTWKTAVVNIPYGGAKGGISVNVKDLTQGEKDRLTRKFVDVIHDMVGPDKDIPAPDMGTNAQVMAWFMNQYSKFHGYNPACVTGKPVELHGSEGREEATGRGVVSLTERLLDKCKQNFQGSTFAIQGFGNVGSFAARRIEELGGKVVAVSDVSGGIWNPEGLDVMKLIDYAKDTGSISNFPGTDPIDNDALLASEVDVLIPAALGGVITSDNASTIRAKFIIEAANAPVTPEADEIFAHKGIIVLPDILANAGGVTVSYFEWVQNRQHFQWDVTRVREELHRILSDSFDKVWQIAEEKKISLRLAAYLLGIGRVGRATVLGGI, from the coding sequence ATGAGCTCACACGACGATGCCGCCCGTTATTTTCACCACGCTGCCGGAATCATGGGGCTATCCAAAAACATGCAGGCTCTCCTGCTGACCCCGGAACGGGAAATGAAAGTTCAAATTGCCCTGGAACGGGACAATGGCGAAATCTCGACCTTTATCGGCTACCGCATCCAACACAACAGTGCGCGCGGCCCAATGAAAGGGGGACTTCGTTACCATCATGAAGTCAATGAAAGTGAAGTCCTGTCACTGGCGACACTCATGACCTGGAAAACGGCCGTCGTCAATATTCCCTATGGTGGTGCCAAAGGAGGGATCTCGGTCAATGTGAAAGATTTGACCCAGGGCGAAAAAGATCGTTTGACCCGTAAGTTCGTCGACGTCATTCACGACATGGTTGGTCCCGACAAAGACATCCCCGCTCCCGACATGGGAACTAATGCCCAGGTGATGGCCTGGTTTATGAATCAATATTCGAAGTTCCACGGATACAATCCGGCCTGTGTTACAGGTAAACCGGTTGAACTACACGGTTCGGAAGGCCGTGAAGAAGCGACCGGTCGGGGAGTCGTCAGTCTGACAGAACGACTACTCGATAAATGCAAACAGAACTTCCAGGGATCGACCTTTGCGATTCAAGGTTTCGGCAACGTGGGAAGCTTTGCCGCACGACGGATCGAAGAGCTCGGCGGCAAAGTCGTCGCGGTTTCGGACGTTTCTGGTGGAATCTGGAACCCCGAGGGACTCGACGTCATGAAATTGATCGACTACGCTAAAGATACGGGTAGCATCTCCAACTTCCCGGGAACAGATCCGATCGACAACGATGCCTTACTGGCGTCCGAAGTCGACGTCCTGATTCCAGCGGCACTCGGAGGTGTCATTACGTCAGACAATGCCTCTACTATTCGCGCCAAGTTTATCATCGAAGCAGCTAACGCCCCGGTGACTCCCGAAGCGGACGAAATCTTCGCTCATAAGGGAATTATCGTGCTGCCGGACATTCTTGCGAATGCAGGCGGCGTGACCGTTAGTTATTTTGAATGGGTACAGAACCGCCAGCACTTTCAATGGGACGTCACTCGGGTCCGCGAAGAACTTCATCGCATCCTGTCGGACAGTTTCGACAAAGTCTGGCAAATCGCTGAAGAGAAAAAAATCTCACTTCGACTTGCGGCCTATCTGTTGGGAATCGGCCGTGTCGGACGTGCCACTGTCCTCGGAGGGATTTAA
- a CDS encoding SGNH/GDSL hydrolase family protein, whose protein sequence is MACIGWIRKLFITTLLVIFLAGSAEVALRFDSAINEDDLLGSPTENALVTPCWQAQYQLKPLSVHHSTNPDTHADVTVRTNEWGGRGGTYAVPKPAGVFRILNLGDESTLAAAVDEQDTFSRQLQATMQPLMSDQLEVINAGVPGYCPLLAYLKLKHTLMTLEPDLVIYHFDMSDIADDYRARRQLIMEKGVAQVCPHPDLANKTQPQQRFTQQLMLIQRGTELWADNASSTDTMSDRQDISSPAGKLSWTLDHPPNWSLYIEHALRPLNAIQDLVENSKSLFIVSTLPKPWQVSADACNGRNIRSNLGFKQNQLYGNEYPFQIVQQYCQQHGIRHYSPIVTLKQQQNAGTLFLQNAAEFSPRGHAVYARILAQNIYQQYQQR, encoded by the coding sequence TTGGCTTGTATCGGTTGGATCCGCAAACTTTTCATCACCACGCTACTGGTCATTTTCCTGGCCGGATCAGCGGAGGTAGCACTGCGTTTTGATTCTGCCATTAATGAAGACGATTTGCTCGGTTCCCCGACAGAAAATGCCTTGGTCACGCCCTGCTGGCAGGCCCAATATCAACTGAAACCGCTCTCGGTGCACCACAGCACCAATCCGGACACACATGCAGACGTTACCGTCCGCACCAATGAATGGGGGGGCCGAGGCGGGACTTACGCTGTGCCCAAACCTGCCGGAGTCTTTCGGATCCTCAATCTCGGAGACGAATCGACTCTGGCCGCCGCCGTCGACGAGCAGGACACCTTCTCTCGACAGCTTCAGGCAACGATGCAGCCCCTCATGTCTGATCAACTGGAAGTGATCAATGCAGGCGTCCCCGGTTACTGTCCCTTACTCGCCTACCTGAAACTCAAACATACATTAATGACGCTCGAACCCGATCTCGTCATCTACCATTTCGACATGAGTGATATCGCCGACGATTATCGAGCCCGACGTCAGTTAATCATGGAGAAGGGTGTGGCGCAGGTCTGCCCCCATCCCGATCTGGCAAACAAAACTCAACCTCAACAACGATTCACTCAGCAATTGATGCTGATCCAACGAGGAACCGAACTCTGGGCGGACAATGCGAGTTCAACCGATACGATGAGTGACCGGCAGGACATTAGCTCTCCCGCTGGCAAACTAAGCTGGACCCTCGATCATCCACCGAACTGGTCACTTTACATTGAACATGCACTAAGACCATTGAACGCGATACAAGATCTCGTGGAAAATTCGAAGAGCCTGTTTATTGTTTCGACTTTACCAAAACCGTGGCAGGTCTCTGCAGATGCCTGCAATGGGCGAAACATCCGATCCAACTTGGGGTTCAAGCAGAATCAGCTATACGGCAATGAGTACCCATTTCAAATAGTACAGCAATACTGTCAGCAACACGGTATTCGGCATTACTCACCTATAGTGACGTTAAAACAACAACAGAACGCTGGCACACTCTTTTTACAAAATGCCGCCGAATTTTCTCCTCGGGGCCATGCTGTGTATGCCCGAATACTCGCTCAGAATATTTATCAGCAATACCAACAGCGTTGA
- a CDS encoding MFS transporter, with protein MSSFSPIHTRPYTEPNIYNKVFWIAYFANVSVVSGNALTFRFAELVNFLGGTEEIAGQIISISVMAALAGRVVLGQIIDRFGIRVVWMSMSIVFTFGSLMIVSVQDLTWVIYLGRILFAIGLSGMVTSSMVHIQNQAPDHRRTEIIGSLGSSGFVGMILGSQLGDIVMSLFQNEAVQFHVMFAVPVVLGIIYLILVTILTRGEKPVSKESQVPFSFRLLWEQWPGWILLVSFTMGVCFTSISLFLTRYATELGLKGIGTYFTSYAISALIFRMASRDWSRTMGRHRMVLFGLAAHAVGYALLPLLTKEWHFVIPAIFSGFGHAILFPAVVSLGSGSFRKEWRGIGTNVILGGFDVGTVLSAPILGAVIVWGGAAGFEMMFYACSATAIATIVIYSLTAARIPDQDLLFGKTDITPVESEDFADKFPEKIEPALPVFSAERTAREKVGCGAE; from the coding sequence ATGTCCTCCTTTTCCCCGATTCATACCCGGCCTTATACAGAACCGAATATCTACAATAAAGTCTTCTGGATTGCTTATTTCGCCAACGTAAGCGTGGTGAGTGGAAATGCGCTCACGTTTCGTTTCGCAGAACTGGTGAATTTCCTGGGGGGTACGGAAGAAATCGCAGGCCAGATCATTTCGATCTCCGTTATGGCTGCGCTGGCAGGTCGAGTTGTCCTGGGGCAAATTATCGACCGGTTCGGCATTCGTGTCGTCTGGATGTCGATGTCGATCGTCTTTACGTTCGGTTCATTGATGATCGTCAGCGTGCAAGATCTAACCTGGGTTATCTATCTTGGAAGGATCCTGTTTGCGATTGGGCTTTCGGGGATGGTGACCAGTTCCATGGTCCACATACAGAATCAGGCCCCCGATCACCGTCGGACAGAAATCATTGGTAGCCTCGGAAGTAGCGGCTTTGTCGGTATGATACTGGGGTCCCAGTTGGGCGATATCGTGATGTCTCTTTTCCAGAATGAGGCAGTTCAGTTTCATGTAATGTTCGCGGTGCCTGTCGTGCTGGGAATCATTTACTTAATCCTGGTCACCATTCTGACTCGCGGCGAAAAGCCTGTGAGTAAAGAGTCGCAGGTCCCTTTCTCGTTTCGGCTTTTGTGGGAACAATGGCCTGGTTGGATTTTGCTCGTCTCATTCACGATGGGAGTCTGTTTCACTTCAATCTCGCTATTCCTGACCCGCTACGCGACGGAACTCGGATTGAAAGGAATCGGAACGTACTTCACCAGTTATGCCATTTCGGCGTTGATTTTCCGAATGGCCAGCCGTGATTGGAGTCGAACAATGGGTCGGCACCGGATGGTCTTGTTCGGCCTGGCAGCGCACGCCGTAGGGTACGCTCTGTTGCCTCTGTTGACGAAAGAATGGCACTTTGTCATTCCCGCTATTTTTAGCGGCTTTGGTCACGCGATTCTGTTTCCGGCGGTTGTCTCGCTTGGTTCCGGGAGCTTTCGCAAGGAGTGGCGCGGGATCGGTACGAATGTCATTCTCGGAGGGTTCGATGTCGGAACTGTCTTGTCGGCGCCCATTCTGGGAGCCGTCATTGTTTGGGGTGGAGCTGCCGGATTTGAAATGATGTTTTACGCCTGCAGTGCCACCGCAATTGCGACCATCGTGATCTACTCGCTGACAGCTGCGCGAATACCTGACCAGGATCTCCTGTTTGGAAAAACGGATATCACCCCGGTTGAATCTGAAGACTTCGCGGATAAATTTCCGGAAAAAATCGAACCCGCACTTCCTGTGTTCTCGGCAGAAAGAACTGCCCGGGAGAAAGTTGGTTGTGGCGCTGAGTAA
- a CDS encoding PAS domain-containing methyl-accepting chemotaxis protein yields the protein MGAQTAAINKSQAVIEFEMDGTIVTANENFLGAVGYRLDEIQGKHHSIFVGPEYARSPEYKNFWAKLNRGEFESKEYQRFGKNGKEIWIQASYNPVFNDQGDPIRVIKYASDITAQKMQNANYEGQINAISKAQAVIEFNMDGTIITANENFLNAVGYKLTEVQGQHHRIFVEDRLASSREYKDFWARLNRGEYDSGEYQRFGKGGKEIWIQASYNPILDASGNPFKVVKFATDVTAQKLRNADYQGQIEAISKAQAVIEFEMDGTIIQANENFLSTLGYSLAEVQGRHHSMFVEPSFKESREYKEFWEKLNRGEFESKEYKRIGKGGKAVWIQASYNPIYDMNGRPFKVVKYATDITRSTLAKMAVAELSRDFEMNIGAVVEGVKEAGTTLQGSSKSLAVASEETARQSQVVSEASKQASDNVESVSGAASQLSQSINEIASHVQEASRMTQQAVRDADSTIITMNELGASSVEIGQVIKVITSIAQQTNLLALNATIEAARAGEAGKGFAVVANEVKELARQTASATEDISQKIGAIQGATSGAASAIKVIGDSIRKIDEISTTISGAVEEQNAATNSIAGNVSEAFKGTEEVTNNIASVSEAAGEAGKGATEVLDAANRLADESSTLEQITQSFLRTFQEKVSQM from the coding sequence ATGGGCGCTCAGACAGCAGCGATTAATAAATCGCAGGCAGTGATTGAATTCGAAATGGATGGCACGATTGTCACCGCGAATGAAAACTTTCTCGGTGCGGTCGGTTACCGGTTGGACGAGATTCAAGGCAAACACCACAGCATATTTGTCGGACCCGAATATGCACGAAGTCCTGAATACAAAAACTTCTGGGCGAAGTTGAATCGGGGCGAATTCGAATCTAAAGAGTACCAGCGATTCGGAAAGAATGGCAAAGAGATCTGGATTCAGGCTTCTTACAATCCGGTTTTCAATGATCAGGGAGATCCAATACGAGTAATCAAATACGCATCTGACATCACTGCTCAGAAAATGCAAAACGCTAATTACGAAGGGCAGATAAACGCGATCAGTAAGGCACAGGCAGTGATCGAGTTTAACATGGATGGGACAATCATCACTGCCAATGAGAATTTTCTGAATGCAGTTGGATACAAATTAACGGAAGTTCAGGGGCAACATCATCGAATCTTCGTTGAAGATCGTCTGGCCAGCAGTCGCGAATATAAAGATTTCTGGGCGAGATTGAATCGGGGTGAATATGATTCTGGTGAATATCAGCGATTCGGAAAAGGTGGCAAGGAAATATGGATCCAAGCCTCTTACAACCCGATTCTCGATGCCAGTGGAAACCCGTTCAAAGTCGTAAAGTTTGCGACCGATGTTACTGCTCAGAAATTGCGAAATGCCGACTACCAGGGCCAGATCGAAGCAATCAGTAAGGCACAAGCGGTAATCGAATTTGAAATGGATGGAACTATTATCCAAGCGAACGAAAACTTTCTGTCGACGCTCGGATACTCTCTGGCTGAGGTTCAGGGACGTCATCACAGTATGTTTGTAGAGCCCTCGTTCAAAGAGTCTCGCGAGTATAAAGAGTTCTGGGAAAAGCTAAACCGGGGCGAGTTTGAGTCCAAGGAATACAAACGGATTGGCAAAGGGGGCAAAGCAGTTTGGATTCAGGCTTCTTACAATCCTATCTACGATATGAATGGCCGACCCTTTAAAGTCGTGAAATACGCCACGGATATTACCAGATCGACCTTGGCCAAAATGGCCGTTGCCGAACTCTCACGCGATTTCGAGATGAATATCGGTGCCGTTGTGGAAGGGGTAAAAGAAGCGGGGACTACATTGCAGGGAAGTTCCAAAAGCCTGGCAGTCGCGTCTGAAGAAACTGCTCGCCAATCGCAGGTCGTTTCTGAAGCAAGTAAACAAGCCAGCGACAATGTTGAATCTGTCTCGGGTGCCGCCAGCCAGTTATCGCAGTCGATTAACGAAATTGCTTCTCACGTTCAGGAAGCGTCACGAATGACGCAACAGGCTGTACGAGATGCTGACAGCACGATTATCACTATGAACGAACTGGGGGCATCGAGTGTCGAGATTGGTCAGGTCATCAAAGTCATCACATCGATCGCTCAACAGACAAATCTCCTCGCTTTGAATGCAACTATCGAAGCGGCCCGAGCGGGAGAAGCGGGTAAAGGTTTCGCGGTTGTTGCGAACGAAGTGAAAGAACTCGCCCGTCAGACCGCCTCGGCGACGGAAGACATCAGTCAGAAAATCGGAGCCATCCAGGGAGCGACCAGCGGAGCGGCTAGTGCAATCAAGGTGATTGGGGACAGCATTCGCAAGATCGACGAAATTTCCACCACGATCTCTGGTGCCGTGGAAGAACAGAATGCAGCAACGAATTCCATCGCCGGGAACGTTTCCGAAGCCTTTAAGGGAACGGAGGAAGTGACGAACAATATCGCCAGTGTGTCGGAAGCAGCCGGGGAAGCTGGTAAAGGAGCGACCGAAGTTCTCGACGCCGCCAACCGTCTGGCCGATGAATCGTCGACTTTGGAACAGATCACTCAGAGCTTCCTGCGAACCTTCCAGGAAAAAGTCTCTCAGATGTAA
- the gcvT gene encoding glycine cleavage system aminomethyltransferase GcvT, with protein sequence MTETGLKTACHEWHVEQDGRMVDFAGWEMPIQYTTIVLEHEAVRQRAGLFDVAHMGRLWFSGDDAEAFLSHVLTLNASKLEVGQVKYGFVLNEQGGILDDVLLYRLANQFMLVVNASNREKIVNWLHQHQTGYTVTIEDKTTEQFMCALQGPRAIDILQPHTPADLSQLGYYQLIETTLFDKPVLLSRTGYTGEDGYEVILPSDEGLFLWKALMEAGSEFGITAAGLGCRDTLRLEAAMPLYGHELNEEIDPITAGLRFGVHLKGTNFIGHDVLVKRTESPRTVKRVGLQLEGRRIAREGALLFLGEEQVGEVTSGTFSPTLQESIGMGYLRADLAETGQRLEVDVRGKRQPAQVVPLPFYKRAQ encoded by the coding sequence ATGACTGAGACAGGTTTAAAGACAGCTTGCCACGAATGGCATGTGGAACAGGATGGCCGGATGGTCGACTTTGCTGGATGGGAGATGCCCATTCAGTACACCACGATTGTACTTGAGCACGAAGCCGTCCGGCAACGGGCTGGGCTGTTTGACGTCGCCCACATGGGACGGCTCTGGTTCTCGGGCGACGATGCAGAAGCTTTCCTGTCACATGTACTGACGTTAAACGCTTCTAAACTGGAAGTTGGACAGGTTAAATATGGTTTCGTGTTGAATGAGCAGGGGGGAATTCTGGATGACGTCCTGTTGTACCGCCTGGCCAACCAGTTCATGCTGGTTGTGAACGCCTCCAATCGCGAGAAAATCGTGAACTGGCTTCATCAGCACCAAACGGGTTACACCGTTACCATCGAAGACAAAACTACTGAACAGTTTATGTGTGCTCTGCAGGGGCCTCGGGCGATCGACATCCTGCAACCACATACACCTGCTGATTTAAGCCAATTAGGTTATTACCAACTCATCGAAACAACGCTGTTCGATAAACCCGTTCTGCTGAGCCGTACAGGCTACACCGGAGAAGATGGATACGAAGTCATTCTTCCCTCTGATGAAGGACTGTTCCTCTGGAAAGCATTGATGGAGGCCGGAAGCGAATTTGGTATCACCGCCGCCGGTTTGGGTTGTCGAGACACTTTGCGGCTTGAAGCAGCCATGCCATTGTATGGGCACGAACTGAACGAAGAGATCGATCCGATCACCGCCGGACTTCGATTTGGGGTTCACTTGAAAGGGACCAATTTCATCGGCCATGATGTTCTCGTAAAGCGAACCGAATCGCCACGAACGGTCAAACGAGTCGGTCTCCAGTTGGAAGGGCGTCGCATTGCAAGAGAGGGAGCGCTGCTCTTTCTGGGCGAGGAACAGGTCGGGGAAGTCACTTCCGGCACGTTCAGCCCGACACTTCAGGAATCAATCGGGATGGGTTATCTGCGAGCCGATCTCGCTGAGACGGGACAAAGACTCGAAGTCGATGTTCGGGGTAAACGGCAGCCGGCTCAGGTAGTGCCTCTTCCGTTTTACAAACGAGCTCAATAA
- a CDS encoding sulfatase-like hydrolase/transferase: MLIPTHQLHTYLTGLVLTFILSVSISAADESAEVEVQRPPNILLITADNLGYGDLGCYGNEIMQTPHLDQLAREGMRCTSFYTASPTCTVSRATLLTGRYPQRIGLNHQLSREENYAAGLSLKEKLIPEYLKPLGYRTACFGKWNIGFGEGYRPTERGFDTFFGFAAGNIDYYRYVYNGRHDLWRNEEEVFEEGYSTDLFADAACEYIEQENKRPFFIYLPFNAPHFPSVGNKQPGEPNEWQAPVWAFEKYNYDPDTDDPQQRYRAVVTALDAAIGRVLQQLETSGVAENTLVIWYSDNGAFMLKDRGLEVSTNHPLREGGVTLWEGGIRVPCIIRFPGEIKADQVMNDPFISLDLLPTLVQIAGGSLKGEPQSDGQDVWPLMTGVSSPKNARPFFFEFRQYSALRQGKYKIIREKPTQDFQLFDLTTDLAESKDLSRQQPSVRAELVSQFEIWKSQFEE, encoded by the coding sequence ATGTTAATTCCAACGCATCAACTTCATACGTATCTGACAGGACTCGTACTTACTTTCATCTTATCAGTATCTATTTCGGCAGCAGATGAATCTGCAGAAGTGGAAGTGCAGCGACCTCCGAATATTCTGTTGATCACGGCCGATAACCTGGGCTATGGAGATCTTGGGTGCTACGGCAACGAGATAATGCAGACTCCACACCTTGATCAGTTAGCCCGGGAAGGGATGCGCTGTACCAGTTTTTATACGGCCTCCCCCACCTGCACTGTCTCCCGGGCCACGTTACTGACGGGACGATATCCTCAACGGATTGGCTTGAATCATCAATTGAGTCGTGAGGAAAACTACGCCGCAGGTTTATCGCTGAAAGAAAAACTCATTCCGGAATATCTGAAACCGCTGGGATACAGGACGGCCTGTTTCGGGAAATGGAATATCGGATTTGGTGAAGGTTACCGACCTACCGAGCGTGGTTTTGATACATTCTTCGGGTTCGCTGCAGGAAACATCGATTACTACCGATACGTCTATAATGGTCGCCACGATCTCTGGCGGAACGAAGAGGAAGTATTTGAAGAGGGATACAGTACCGACCTCTTTGCGGACGCTGCCTGTGAATATATCGAACAGGAAAATAAACGTCCATTCTTCATTTATCTTCCATTTAATGCGCCGCATTTTCCGAGCGTTGGGAACAAACAACCTGGAGAACCGAATGAGTGGCAGGCTCCCGTGTGGGCATTTGAAAAATATAATTACGATCCGGATACGGACGATCCTCAACAACGTTACCGGGCCGTGGTAACTGCACTTGATGCGGCGATCGGACGAGTGCTACAGCAGCTTGAAACATCGGGCGTTGCCGAAAATACGTTGGTTATCTGGTATTCCGACAATGGTGCATTCATGTTGAAAGACCGTGGCTTGGAAGTGAGTACGAATCATCCTCTGCGAGAAGGAGGAGTCACGTTATGGGAGGGTGGGATCCGAGTCCCCTGTATTATTCGGTTCCCCGGTGAAATCAAGGCTGATCAAGTTATGAACGATCCATTCATCAGTTTGGATCTTCTTCCGACATTGGTTCAAATTGCTGGCGGCTCTCTCAAAGGGGAACCTCAATCTGATGGACAGGATGTCTGGCCGTTAATGACTGGGGTTTCCAGTCCGAAGAACGCCCGTCCGTTCTTCTTTGAATTCCGTCAATACAGCGCTCTACGGCAGGGGAAATATAAGATTATCCGAGAAAAACCAACGCAGGACTTTCAATTGTTTGATTTGACAACGGATCTCGCGGAGAGCAAGGATCTTTCCCGTCAACAACCTTCAGTTCGTGCAGAACTCGTAAGTCAGTTTGAGATCTGGAAAAGTCAATTCGAAGAATAA